Proteins found in one Armatimonadota bacterium genomic segment:
- the ugpE gene encoding sn-glycerol-3-phosphate ABC transporter permease UgpE: HLTLLVGVMVFAFPVYVAFVGSTHDLGTVARGEMGLRPGPHLVDTYGRAWRTGTGERVQAPPVRRMMRNSLIMALTIATGKIAISLLSAFAVVFFEFPLRMALFWMIFITLMPPVEVRIIPTYKVVADLGPVNTFPGLTIPLIASATATLIFRQFFLTIPDELVDAAKVDGATPMRFFWSVALPLSSTTTAALFVILFIYGWNQYLWPLLVTTGQQMETVVIGITRMIGTGEALVDWPLIMATALLAMLPPVAVVVIMQRWFVKGLVEPEK; the protein is encoded by the coding sequence CCCACCTCACGCTGCTGGTGGGGGTGATGGTCTTCGCCTTCCCGGTCTACGTGGCGTTTGTGGGGTCCACCCACGACCTGGGCACCGTGGCCCGGGGCGAGATGGGCCTGCGGCCGGGCCCCCACCTGGTCGACACCTACGGGCGGGCGTGGCGCACCGGCACCGGCGAGCGGGTCCAGGCTCCCCCGGTGCGGCGGATGATGCGCAACAGCTTGATCATGGCCCTGACCATTGCCACCGGCAAGATCGCCATCTCCCTGCTGTCGGCGTTCGCGGTGGTGTTCTTCGAGTTCCCCCTGCGGATGGCCCTGTTCTGGATGATCTTCATCACCCTCATGCCGCCCGTGGAGGTCCGCATCATCCCCACCTACAAGGTGGTGGCCGACCTGGGGCCGGTCAACACGTTTCCCGGCCTGACCATCCCCCTGATCGCGTCCGCCACCGCCACCCTGATCTTCCGCCAGTTCTTCCTCACCATCCCCGACGAGCTGGTGGACGCCGCCAAGGTGGATGGGGCGACCCCCATGCGGTTCTTCTGGAGCGTGGCCCTGCCGCTGTCCTCGACCACCACGGCCGCCCTGTTCGTCATCCTGTTCATCTACGGGTGGAACCAGTACCTGTGGCCCCTGCTGGTCACCACCGGCCAGCAGATGGAGACCGTGGTCATCGGCATCACCCGCATGATCGGGACGGGGGAGGCCCTGGTGGACTGGCCCCTGATCATGGCCACGGCCCTGCTGGCCATGCTGCCGCCGGTGGCGGTGGTGGTGATCATGCAGCGGTGGTTCGTCAAGGGGCTGGTGGAACCCGAGAAGTGA